The nucleotide sequence CGGCTCGCCGCGGCGGCGCCTCAGCGTCTCGCGGGTGGACGACCTCGCCTCGGCCAGCCTGGCGTTCTCCAGCCTCAGCGGGTGGCGCGACGCGGGCCTGCGGGAGCAGTTCATCGCGCTGTCCGACGACGTGTGGCGGCTGCGCGGCTACGGCGACTTCTTCTCCTACTGCCTGCTCGCCGAGGGCGCGGTGGACGCCGTCGCCGAGCCCGAGGTGTCGCTGTGGGACCTCGCGGCGCTGGACGTCCTGGTGCGCGAGGCCGGCGGGGCGTTCACCGCGCTGGACGGCACGCCGGGCCCGCACGGGGGCAGCGCGGTGGCCACCAACGGGCTGCTGCAGGAGCGGGTGCTGTCCCGGCTGCGCTGACTGCTCTGGGTGCGTCTGCAAGTACGCCCATCCGCCAGGATGGGCGTACTTGCAGACGCACCTAACCCCTCACGCGGCGGTGCCGGCCAGCTCCTCGGCCCCGCTGTAGTCGACCTTCAGCGCCCCGTCCACCGCGTCCACCGTCACCGTGGCGCCCTCCGCGACGTCGCCGCGCAGCAGCGCCCTCCCCACCGCGGTCTCCACGTCGTGGGAGATGTAGCGGCGCAGCGGCCGCGCCCCGTACACCGGGTCGAAGCCCCGCTCCGCGATCAGCTTGCGGGCGGCGTCGGTGAGGGTGATCCGGATGCGCTGCTCGGCGAGGCGGTCGCGCAGCTCGGCGAACTGCAGGTCCACGATCTGCATGATCTGCGGCAGCCCGAGCGGGGCGAAGAGCACCACGTCGTCCACCCGGTTGAGGAACTCCGGGCGGAAGTGCAGCCGCAGGTCGGCCATCACCGCCTCGCGGGCCTGCGGCTGGATCTCCCCCTCGGCGGTGATGCCCTCCAGCAGGTGCTGCGAGCCGATGTTGGAGGTCATGATGATGACGGTGTTGCGGAAGTTCACCGTCCGTCCCTGCGCGTCGGTGATCCGGCCGTCGTCGAGCACCTGCAGCAGCGTGTTGAACACGTCCACGTGCGCCTTCTCGATCTCGTCGAAGAGGATCACGGAGTACGGCTTGCGGCGCACCGCCTCGGTCAGCTGGCCGCCCTCGTCGTAGCCGACGTAGCCGGGCGGCGCGCCCAGCAGCCGGCTCACGGTGTGCCGCTCCTGGTACTCGCTCATGTCCAGGCGCACCATCGCGTCCTCGGAGTCGAACAGCGCCACCGCCAGCGACTTGGCCAGCTCGGTCTTGCCCACCCCGGTGGGGCCCAGGAAGATGAACGACCCGATCGGCTTGCGGGGGTCCCGGATGCCCGAGCGGGCCCGGATGATCGCGTCGGACACCGCCTCCACGGCCTCGTCCTGGCCCACCACCCGCTCGCGCAGGGTCTCGTCCAGGCGCAGGATCTTCTGCCGCTCCCCCTCCTGCAGCCGGGTCACCGGGATGCCCGTCCAGGACGCCACGATCTCGGCGATCTCGTCGGCGGTGACCACCTCGCGCAGCAGCCGGTGCCCGTCCTGCCGGTTGGCCAGCTGCGACTCCTCCGCGCCCAGCCGGCGCTCCAGGTCGGTCAGCTCGCCGTAGCGGATCTCCGCGGCCCGGTTGAGGTCGTAGCGGCGCTCGGCCTCCTCCGCCTCGTGGCGCAGCCGCTCCAGCTGCCCGCGCAGGTCCTGCACGCGGCGGATGGAGCGCCGCTCGGACTCCCACTGGGCCCGCTTGGCGTCGGCCTCCGCACGCAGGTCGGTCAGCTCGCGGCGCAGGTCCTCCAGCCGAGTCATGCTGGCCGGGTCGGTCTCCTTCTCCAGCGCCGCCTCCTCGATCTCCAGCCGGGTCACCCGCCGGGTGAGCTCGTCCAGCTCGGCGGGCATGGAGTCGATCTCGGTGCGCAGCCGGGCGCACGCCTCGTCCACCAGGTCGATGGCCTTGTCCGGGAGGAAGCGGTCGGTGATGTACCGGTTGGACAGCGTCGCCGCCGCCACCAGGGCGCCGTCCTGGATCTTCACCCCGTGGAAGACCTCCAGGCGCTCACGCAGGCCGCGCAGGATGGAGATGGTGTCCTCCACGTCCGGCTCGGACACCACCACCGGCTGGAAGCGCCGCTCCAGCGCGGCGTCGGGCTCCACGTGCTTGCGGTACTCGTCCAGGGTGGTCGCCCCGATCAGGTGCAGCTCGCCGCGGGCCAGCATCGGCTTGAGCATGTTGCCGGCGTCCATGGCGCCCTCCGCCGCGCCGGCGCCCACCACGGTGTGCAGCTCGTCGATGAACAGCAGGATGCGGCCCTCGGCGGCCTTGACCTCCCCCAGCACCGCCTTGAGCCGTTCCTCGAACTCACCCCGGTACTTGGCCCCGGCCACCAGCGCACCCATGTCCAGGGCGAACACCGTCTTGTCCCGCAGCCCCTCGGGCACGTCGGAGCGGACGATGCGCTGGGCCAGTCCCTCCACGATGGCCGTCTTGCCCACGCCGGGCTCGCCGATGAGCACCGGGTTGTTCTTGGACTTGCGGGAGAGGATCTGGATCACCCGGCGGATCTCGCTGTCCCGGCCGATCACCGGGTCCAGCGTGCCGCGGCGGGCGTCCTCCACCAGGTCGCGGCCGTACTTCTCCAGCGCCTCGTAGGTGCCCTCCGGCGTCGCCGAGGTGACCCGCTGGTTGCCCCGGACGTCGGTGAGCGCGGCGAGGAAGCGCTCCCGGGTGACGCCGAAGCTGGCCAGCAGGCGGCCGGCGGCGGTGCTGGAGCCGGTCTCCACGATGGCCAGCAGCAGGTGCTCGACGGAGACGTAGTCGTCCTTGAGCCGGCCGGCCTCGCGCTGGGCGCCCTCCAGCACTCCGTTGAGCTCGCGGCTGACGTAGACCTGCCCGGGGGTGACCCCGGGCCCGCTCACCCGCGGCTTGCGCTGCTGCTCGGCCTCGGCGCCGCGGCGCAGCCCGCCCAGGTCCACCTCCATCCGGGTGAGCAGGCGCGGCACCAGCGACTCCGGGTCGTCGATCAGCGCGACCAGCAGGTCCAGGGGGTCGGTCTCGTTGTGGCCCCTGCGCAGCGCCTCGGCCTGCGCCTTCTGCAGCGCCTCCTGCGACTTCTGGGTCAATGCGTTCATGTCCATGGCGTCGCTCTTCCTCGTCTCACGTCGTGCTCGAGCGCGTCGATCCGGTCGAGCAGGTCGATGACCAGTCCGATCGCCGCGTAGTTCAGGGCCAGCCCGGACCGCAGCCGCCGGATGCGCGCCACCCGCACCGGGGTGCCCGGGGCGAACCACAGCCGCCCCTGGGCGTCCCGGGTGGCGTCGAGCAGGCTCAGCTCCACGAAGCGCACCAGCAGCTCCGGGTGCAGCCCGCTCTCCCGGGCGACGCTGTCCAGGCTCAGCCGCACGGGACGGGCCAGCGGGTAGGTGGTGCTCATGCGGTGCTCCTGCTGCCGGTGGACTCGGGGTGGGGACGGTGGTGCGCGGGCCTCAGGTGCGGGCCCGGGGGTCGAAGGTGGACTCGGTTGCCAGCTGCTCGTACAGCTCGCGCTCGTGGTCGGTGAGGATGGCCGGCACCCGGATCTGCACCTCGGCGTAGAGGTCGCCGGGGGCACCGCGGGCGTTGGGCATGCCCTGGCCCTTGAGCCGGAAGCGGCGCCCGCTGGAGGAGCCCGGCGTGATGCGGACCTTCAGCTCCCCGCCCGGGGTCTCCACCGGCACGGTGGCGCCCAGCGCCGCCTCGGCCGGGCTCAGCGGCACCGTGACGGTGATGTCGCGGCCGTTGACCCGGTAGCGCGGGTCCGGGCGCAGCCGCACCACCAGGTACAGGTCACCGGCCGGGGCGTCGCCGGTGCCCTGCCCGCCCTGCCCGGCCAGCCGGATGCGCTGGCCCTCGACGACCCCGGGCGGGATGGTGACGTCGTACTCCCGGGTGCCGTTGCCGGTGAGGCTCAGGTGTCGCTTGCCGCCGCGGTAGGCCTCCAGCACGGTCAGCTCCAGCTCCGCCTCCTGGTCGGCGCCGGGCACCGCGAAGCCACCCCCGCCCCGGGCGCCGCCGAAGATGCCCCCCAGCAGGTCCTCGAAGTCGAAGCCCTCGGCCCCGCCGAAGTCGCCGCCGAAGTGCACCCGGGTGCCGCCCGCGGGTCCCCCGGCGGTGGTCCACCCGCCGGAGCGTCCTCGTGCACCTGCCCCGGCCCTGGCCCGCTCCGCGGCGTCCTCCATCCCCTCCGGGATCTTGCGGAAGTCCGGTCCGAAGCGGTCGTAGCGCGCCCGCTGCTTGGGGTCGGTGAGCACCTCGTGGGCCTCGCTGATCTCCTTGAACCGCTCCTCGGCCTCCGGGCTGGAGTTGAGGTCGGGGTGGTACTGGCGCGCGAGCCTGCGGTAGGCCTGCTGAATCTCCTTGGTGGAGGCGCTCCGGTCCACCCCGAGCACCTGGTAGAAGTCAGTGGCCATGCGCCCTCACTCCGCGGTTCCGGGATCCGCCGGGGCACGGCTGACCACCACCGCCGCCGGGCGCAGCTGGTGGGTGTCCTCGCCGTAGCCGGGCGACGTCACGTGCACCACCGTGCTCGGCGCCGCGCTCGGGTCCTCCACCACCGACACCACGTCGTGGTGGCGGGGGTCGAACGGGACGCCGACCTCGTCGTGGCGGACGTAGCCCAGGTGCGCCAGCACCTGCACCGCCTGCTGGTGGATGGCCTTGAGCCCCTGCACCACCGGGTTGTCGGCGTCGGCGTGCTCCAGGGCCAGCTCGAGGTTGTCCACCACCGGCAGCCACTGGGCGGCCACCCGGTTGCGCTCGTCCTGGCGCTCCCGACCGGCCTCCCGCGCGTGGCGCTTGCGCAGGTTGTCCAGGTCGGCCAGCGCCCGCCGCCAGCGGTCCTCCATCTCCGCCAGCGCCCCGGCAGCGTCCCCCGGCTCCGCGGCGCCGGTGACCAGCTCTTCCTCGGTGCCCTCCGTCGCCGCGACGGACTCGGTGGGGTCGGGCGTGCTCGTGCTCTCCCCGCCCACCGCGGCGTCGGCGGGCTGCGCGGCCGGCTCGGCGGCCGACGCCGCCCGGCCGGTGCGACGCGGACTCGGTGACGTCACCGGGTGCCGCCTCAGCCCTTGTCGAACTCGGCGTCGACCACGTCGTCACCGGGTCCGCCGGGCCCCGGGCCCGAGGTACCCGCCGGGCCGGCGGCCCCGGGCCCCGCGCTCGCGCCGCCGCGGCTGGGGATGGCCGCCAGCCCGGCTGCCACCTGCTGCAGCTCCGAGGTCAGCGAGCGCACCCGCTCCACGCCGGCCTGGTTCTTGATCGCCTCACGGGCGTCGCCCACCAGCATGTCGGCGCGGGCCTTCTCGTGGCTGGGTGCGGCGTCACCGAGCCCGGACAGCAACCGCTCCACCCGGTAGGCCATCGCGTCCAGCTCGTTGCGGGCGTCCACCTCCTGGCGGCGCTGCCGGTCCTCCGAGCGGTGCGCGTCGGCCTCCTGCACCATCCGGTCGATCTCGCTCTTGTCCAGGTTCGAGCCCTCGCTGATGGTGATGCGCTGCTCCCCGCCGGTGTCCTTGTCCTTGGCGCTCACGTTGAGGATGCCGTTGGCGTCGATGTCGAAGGTGACGTCGATCTGCGGCTCGCCCCGGGGGGCGGGGCGGATGTTCTCCAGCTGGAACCGGCCCAGCACCCGGTTGTCGGCGGCCATCTCCCGCTCCCCCTGCAGCACCACGATGTCCACCGCGGGCTGGTTGTCGGCGGCGGTGGAGAAGGTCTCCGAGCGGCGGGCGGGGATGGTGGTGTTGCGGTCGATGATCTTGGTCATCACGCCGCCGGCGGTCTCCACGCCCATGGACAGCGGCGTGACGTCCAGCAGCAGCACGTCGGAGACCTCGCCCTTGAGCACCCCGGCCTGCACGGCAGCTCCCATGGCCACCACCTCGTCGGGGTTCACGCTCATGTTGGGTTCCTTGCCGCCGGTCAGGCGCCGCACCAGGTTCTGCACGGCCGGGATGCGGGTGGAGCCGCCGACCAGGATCACCTCGTCGATGTCGTCGTCGGTGACCTGCGCGTCGGACATCGCCTGCTGCACCGGGCCCAGGCAGCGCTCCACCAGGTCGGCGGTCACCTGGTCGAAGGTGGACCGCATGATGGTGGTGTTCAGGTGCATGGGGCCGTCGGCGTTGGCGGTGATGAACGGCAGGCTCACCTGCGTCTGGGTCACCGAGCTCAGCTCCACCTTGGCCTTCTCCGCGGCCTCGAACAGCCGCTGCAGCGCCTGCGGGTCCTTGCGCAGGTCGACCCCGTTCTCCTTCTGGAACTGGTCGGCCAGGTAGTCCACCAGCCGGCGGTCGAAGTCGTCGCCGCCGAGGTGGGTGTCGCCCGCGGTGGAGCGCACCTCCACCACGCCGTCGCCCACGTCGAGCAGGCTGACGTCGAAGGTGCCGCCGCCGAGGTCGAAGACCAGGATGGTCTCGTTCTCCCGCTTGTCCAGCCCGTAGGCCATCGCCGCGGCGGTGGGCTCGTTGACGATGCGCAGCACGTTCAGGCCGGCGATGCGGCCGGCGTCCTTGGTGGCTTGGCGCTGCGCGTCGTTGAAGTAGGCGGGGACGGTGATCACCACCTCGTTGACCTTCTCCCCGAGGAACTTGCCCGCGTCCTCGGCGAGCTTGCGCAGCACCAGGGCGCTGATCTCCTCCGGCGCGTACTTCTTGCCCCGGATCTCGAACCGCGCCTCGCCGTTGTCGCCGGGCACCACGTCGAAGCCGACGGCCTTGGCCTCGTCGGAGATCTCGTCGTAGCGGCGGCCGATGAACCGCTTGGCCGAGTAGATGGTGCCCTTGGGGTTGAGGATGGCCTGGCGGCGGGCCATCTGGCCGACGAGGCGCTCGCCGCTGTCGGTGAAGGCGACCACCGACGGGGTGGTGCGCGCGCCCTCGGCGTTGGCGATGACGATGGGCTCACCGCCCTCCCACGCCGCGATGACCGAGTTGGTGGTGCCGAGGTCGATGCCGACTGGTCTTGCCATCAGGGTGTGCTCCGCTCAGGTCGGGACGAGCTGTCTCGGGTCGGCAACCGGACGGCCTGTCCGGGCGGCCGGACGCGGCCACGACCCCTGCGCTCCAGCGTCACCGCCCGTCGGAGGCCCCGCCTCGACCCGACGGGGTGAACTGCCCGCCGGCGACCCGTCCCAGCAGGTCAGGTCGGCGGGGCGACGGCGCCGTCGTGGGTACGCTCGGTGTGGTGGCACGTGAGCTGGACGACACCGTCGGAGGGTGCGTGCTGCCCGCCGCTGGTCCGGTCGAGCGGGCGTGGGACTGGCGCCAGGTGTTCAGCGCGACCGCGCACCTGTTCGACGGCCACGAGCCGGCCGAGGTGCTGCAGCTGGCCGCGCACGTGGTGCCCTGCCTGGGCCCGTTCACGGTGGAGGCCAGCTACCGCGCCGAGGCCGGGCTGCTGCGGCCCAGCCCACCGCAGTCCGCCGGGGCCCTGCGCCCGGGCACGGCGGCCAGCTCGCTGGGCGCCGACCGCGACGTGGCGCGCGACGACGACCGGTGGCACCACCTGCTGGGCCTGCGCGCCGGCCACGACGTGGTGGGCTGCCTGGTGGTGGGCGCACCCGCTGCTCCCGACCCCGACGCGCTGTTCGCCCTGGGCGTGCTGGCCCACGAGGCGGCCACCGCGGTGGCGCACGCGCAGCTGGCCGCCCGCGAGCAGCAGCGCAGTCGCCAGCTGCGCCAGCTCGCCCGGTTGCGCGAGGTGATCAAGGACCGCACCAGCACCATCGGTGAGCTGGCCACGGAGGTGGCGCGCCTGCAGGGGCAGCAGCACGTGCAGCGCACCGTGGCCGTCGCCGCGGCGGCGGGCTCGGCTGACGCGGCCCTGCTGACCGCGCTGCACCAGCTCACCGGGCTGGCAAGCGGCCTGGAGGACACCTTCGGCAACCTGCGCGCCTGGCAGGGACCCGAGCGCGCCGGGCGCTACCGCCGCACCGGGGGCCGCAACCGCGAGGACCTGCTGCGCCGGGCCGCCGCCAGCTGCGGCCCGCTGCGCGAGGCCAACCGGGTGCTGCAGGTGATCCGTCCCCGCCAGGACGTGCTGGGGCTGCTGTACCTGTGGGATCCCGACCACCGGGTGGGTGAGCTCGACGAGCTGGCACTGACCCAGACCGCTGCGGCGCTCGGGGTGGAGATGGCCCACCAGCGCGACCTCGCCGAGACCGAGCTCCGGCTGCGGCGCCACCTCGCCGAGGACCTGGTGGCGGGCACCGACGAGGCCAGCGCCGTAGCCCGGGCCGACCTGTTGGGCCACGACCTGCGCCAGCCGCACCGCGTGGTCACCCTCAGCTGGGACCCCCGGACGGCGGTGCACACGGTGGCCGAGGCGGTCCGGCACTGCGT is from Rhodococcus sp. X156 and encodes:
- the clpB gene encoding ATP-dependent chaperone ClpB, encoding MDMNALTQKSQEALQKAQAEALRRGHNETDPLDLLVALIDDPESLVPRLLTRMEVDLGGLRRGAEAEQQRKPRVSGPGVTPGQVYVSRELNGVLEGAQREAGRLKDDYVSVEHLLLAIVETGSSTAAGRLLASFGVTRERFLAALTDVRGNQRVTSATPEGTYEALEKYGRDLVEDARRGTLDPVIGRDSEIRRVIQILSRKSKNNPVLIGEPGVGKTAIVEGLAQRIVRSDVPEGLRDKTVFALDMGALVAGAKYRGEFEERLKAVLGEVKAAEGRILLFIDELHTVVGAGAAEGAMDAGNMLKPMLARGELHLIGATTLDEYRKHVEPDAALERRFQPVVVSEPDVEDTISILRGLRERLEVFHGVKIQDGALVAAATLSNRYITDRFLPDKAIDLVDEACARLRTEIDSMPAELDELTRRVTRLEIEEAALEKETDPASMTRLEDLRRELTDLRAEADAKRAQWESERRSIRRVQDLRGQLERLRHEAEEAERRYDLNRAAEIRYGELTDLERRLGAEESQLANRQDGHRLLREVVTADEIAEIVASWTGIPVTRLQEGERQKILRLDETLRERVVGQDEAVEAVSDAIIRARSGIRDPRKPIGSFIFLGPTGVGKTELAKSLAVALFDSEDAMVRLDMSEYQERHTVSRLLGAPPGYVGYDEGGQLTEAVRRKPYSVILFDEIEKAHVDVFNTLLQVLDDGRITDAQGRTVNFRNTVIIMTSNIGSQHLLEGITAEGEIQPQAREAVMADLRLHFRPEFLNRVDDVVLFAPLGLPQIMQIVDLQFAELRDRLAEQRIRITLTDAARKLIAERGFDPVYGARPLRRYISHDVETAVGRALLRGDVAEGATVTVDAVDGALKVDYSGAEELAGTAA
- a CDS encoding chaperone modulator CbpM; its protein translation is MSTTYPLARPVRLSLDSVARESGLHPELLVRFVELSLLDATRDAQGRLWFAPGTPVRVARIRRLRSGLALNYAAIGLVIDLLDRIDALEHDVRRGRATPWT
- a CDS encoding J domain-containing protein, with the translated sequence MATDFYQVLGVDRSASTKEIQQAYRRLARQYHPDLNSSPEAEERFKEISEAHEVLTDPKQRARYDRFGPDFRKIPEGMEDAAERARAGAGARGRSGGWTTAGGPAGGTRVHFGGDFGGAEGFDFEDLLGGIFGGARGGGGFAVPGADQEAELELTVLEAYRGGKRHLSLTGNGTREYDVTIPPGVVEGQRIRLAGQGGQGTGDAPAGDLYLVVRLRPDPRYRVNGRDITVTVPLSPAEAALGATVPVETPGGELKVRITPGSSSGRRFRLKGQGMPNARGAPGDLYAEVQIRVPAILTDHERELYEQLATESTFDPRART
- a CDS encoding nucleotide exchange factor GrpE — protein: MVTGAAEPGDAAGALAEMEDRWRRALADLDNLRKRHAREAGRERQDERNRVAAQWLPVVDNLELALEHADADNPVVQGLKAIHQQAVQVLAHLGYVRHDEVGVPFDPRHHDVVSVVEDPSAAPSTVVHVTSPGYGEDTHQLRPAAVVVSRAPADPGTAE
- the dnaK gene encoding molecular chaperone DnaK, producing the protein MARPVGIDLGTTNSVIAAWEGGEPIVIANAEGARTTPSVVAFTDSGERLVGQMARRQAILNPKGTIYSAKRFIGRRYDEISDEAKAVGFDVVPGDNGEARFEIRGKKYAPEEISALVLRKLAEDAGKFLGEKVNEVVITVPAYFNDAQRQATKDAGRIAGLNVLRIVNEPTAAAMAYGLDKRENETILVFDLGGGTFDVSLLDVGDGVVEVRSTAGDTHLGGDDFDRRLVDYLADQFQKENGVDLRKDPQALQRLFEAAEKAKVELSSVTQTQVSLPFITANADGPMHLNTTIMRSTFDQVTADLVERCLGPVQQAMSDAQVTDDDIDEVILVGGSTRIPAVQNLVRRLTGGKEPNMSVNPDEVVAMGAAVQAGVLKGEVSDVLLLDVTPLSMGVETAGGVMTKIIDRNTTIPARRSETFSTAADNQPAVDIVVLQGEREMAADNRVLGRFQLENIRPAPRGEPQIDVTFDIDANGILNVSAKDKDTGGEQRITISEGSNLDKSEIDRMVQEADAHRSEDRQRRQEVDARNELDAMAYRVERLLSGLGDAAPSHEKARADMLVGDAREAIKNQAGVERVRSLTSELQQVAAGLAAIPSRGGASAGPGAAGPAGTSGPGPGGPGDDVVDAEFDKG
- a CDS encoding helix-turn-helix domain-containing protein: MARELDDTVGGCVLPAAGPVERAWDWRQVFSATAHLFDGHEPAEVLQLAAHVVPCLGPFTVEASYRAEAGLLRPSPPQSAGALRPGTAASSLGADRDVARDDDRWHHLLGLRAGHDVVGCLVVGAPAAPDPDALFALGVLAHEAATAVAHAQLAAREQQRSRQLRQLARLREVIKDRTSTIGELATEVARLQGQQHVQRTVAVAAAAGSADAALLTALHQLTGLASGLEDTFGNLRAWQGPERAGRYRRTGGRNREDLLRRAAASCGPLREANRVLQVIRPRQDVLGLLYLWDPDHRVGELDELALTQTAAALGVEMAHQRDLAETELRLRRHLAEDLVAGTDEASAVARADLLGHDLRQPHRVVTLSWDPRTAVHTVAEAVRHCVGTRQVPSLLTQRGQTVVLVTQASTDPDALYRGVAEELAPATGVLGVGSVCAGPAGLPQSFADALRAQEVRRHTHHAAGVVRFDELGVYRLLDSGGGPEEVRAFVRENLGPLLDYDELHGSTMVATLTQYLERGGGYDATARALLIHRSTLRYRLARIRELTGGDLHDVDTRLNLHLATRALQVLRGAEVAAVPALRSPAVPNQAAEVVE